Proteins encoded by one window of Arachis hypogaea cultivar Tifrunner chromosome 1, arahy.Tifrunner.gnm2.J5K5, whole genome shotgun sequence:
- the LOC112696174 gene encoding pectinesterase/pectinesterase inhibitor PPE8B, giving the protein MVLSSTRKEKKPPIMALTFLLMLLHGHFTTMASASRTRLGGSACLKVSPSEFVGAVREVIGLLGDVASILSRFSGGFGNFRLANAILDCLDLLDMSSDELNWSVSATQNPKGKNNSTGNLGSDLKTWLSAALANPETCLDGFEGTSSIVKGLVSSGLGQVTSLVKNLLAKVDVPHHDVSHSAGVDQFPSWVKPGERKLLQANGVAADAVVALDGSGKFTRVMDAIMAAPDYSMKRFVIYVKRGVYNENVEIKKKKWNIMMIGDGIGATVITGNRSVVDGWTTFRSATFAVSGRGFIARDITFQNTAGPEKHQAVALRSDSDLSVFFRCGILGYQDSLYTHTMRQFFRECTISGTVDFIFGDATAVFQKCNVLVKKGLQNQKNTITAQGRKDPNEPTGFSLQFCNVTADSDLVSFVNTTETFLGRPWKTYSRTIFMQNYMSEIIRPQGWLEWNGNFALDTLYYAEYMNTGAGAGLANRVKWPGYHVLNSSSEASNFTVAQFIQGNLWLPSTGVAFTAGLTL; this is encoded by the exons ATGGTTCTTTCTtcaacaagaaaagagaaaaagccaCCAATCATGGCACTCACCTTCTTGTTGATGCTTCTCCATGGACACTTCACTACTATGGCCTCTGCTTCTCGCACTCGTTTGGGAGGCTCAGCGTGCCTCAAGGTTTCACCTTCTGAGTTCGTCGGTGCTGTTAGGGAAGTTATTGGCCTCTTGGGAGATGTTGCTTCCATCTTGTCCAGGTTTAGCGGTGGCTTTGGTAATTTCCGTCTCGCCAACGCCATTCTTGACTGTCTTGATTTGTTGGACATGTCCTCCGACGAGCTTAACTGGTCTGTCTCCGCTACTCAAAACCCCAAAG GAAAAAACAACAGTACAGGAAACTTAGGATCCGATTTGAAGACATGGCTAAGTGCTGCCCTGGCAAATCCAGAGACATGCCTCGATGGATTCGAAGGCACAAGCAGTATCGTGAAAGGATTAGTCTCCAGCGGCCTTGGACAAGTGACATCGCTGGTGAAGAATCTCCTTGCAAAGGTTGATGTCCCCCACCATGATGTCTCCCACAGTGCCGGCGTGGACCAGTTTCCTTCGTGGGTGAAGCCGGGGGAGAGGAAGCTTCTGCAGGCAAATGGAGTGGCTGCCGATGCTGTGGTGGCTTTAGATGGAAGTGGAAAGTTCACAAGGGTGATGGATGCGATTATGGCTGCGCCGGATTATAGCATGAAGAGGTTTGTGATTTACGTGAAGAGAGGTGTTTACAATGAGAACGTGGAgattaagaagaagaagtggaaTATCATGATGATCGGAGATGGTATCGGTGCCACTGTTATTACCGGCAACCGGAGTGTTGTTGACGGCTGGACAACTTTCCGATCTGCCACCTTtg CTGTAAGTGGAAGAGGATTCATAGCACGAGACATTACTTTTCAGAACACAGCAGGACCAGAGAAGCACCAAGCAGTGGCACTAAGATCCGATTCCGACCTCTCAGTCTTCTTCCGTTGTGGAATCTTGGGCTACCAAGACAGCCTCTACACTCACACAATGCGTCAATTCTTCAGAGAGTGCACAATCTCCGGCACAGTCGATTTCATCTTTGGCGATGCAACCGCAGTCTTCCAAAAATGCAATGTACTTGTCAAGAAAGGGTTACAGAATCAAAAGAACACAATCACCGCACAAGGTAGAAAAGATCCTAATGAACCAACAGGATTCTCGTTACAATTCTGCAACGTAACTGCTGATTCTGACCTAGTTTCTTTTGTTAACACCACGGAGACTTTCTTGGGGAGGCCGTGGAAAACGTATTCAAGAACCATTTTTATGCAAAATTATATGAGCGAGATTATAAGGCCGCAAGGGTGGTTAGAGTGGAACGGTAACTTTGCGTTGGATACACTATATTATGCTGAGTATATGAATACTGGTGCCGGTGCAGGTTTAGCTAACAGAGTCAAATGGCCCGGATACCATGTTTTGAATAGCTCCAGTGAAGCTAGCAATTTTACTGTCGCACAGTTCATTCAAGGAAATTTATGGTTGCCTTCAACTGGTGTAGCATTCACAGCTGGATTAAcgctttaa